One genomic segment of Ictalurus punctatus breed USDA103 chromosome 4, Coco_2.0, whole genome shotgun sequence includes these proteins:
- the tbcb gene encoding tubulin-folding cofactor B isoform X1, whose protein sequence is MQECVTVITNPTVSVRVTSTLSSFDVDRRFNRGITIAELKCKLELIIGCPAASMDLQLFSSSDKFLQNLDDNDALLGSYPVDDNCRLHVIDRSGSLTGAFSDLSQVEKYEIPEDAYDKRSDSVRNFKRNMKIGRFNEETAAKREETLSQKEEEENAALALITVGKRCQVKVVGQPTKIGTVMFVGTTDFKPGHWVGVKYDEPLGKNDGSVNGKRYFECEPKYGAFVKPLFVTVGDFPEEDYGLDEM, encoded by the exons ATGCAGGAGTGTGTGACGGTGATCACCAACCCCACAGTGTCTGTGCGTGTGACCAGCACCCTCAGCTCCTTCGATGTGGACCGGAGATTTAACCGAGGGATCACCATTGCAGAGCTGAAG TGCAAGCTGGAGCTCATCATCGGCTGCCCCGCAGCCTCTATGGACCTCCAGTTGTTCAGCTCTTCAGACAAGTTCTTGCAGAACCTTGATGATAACGACGCTCTGTTAGGTTCCTACCCTGTAGATGACAACTGCAGACTACAC GTGATTGATCGCAGCGGTTCTCTGACTGGAGCGTTCAGTGATTTGTCCCAGGTGGAGAAATATGAGATTCCTGAAGATGCATATGATAAGAGATCAG ACTCGGTTCGAAACTTCAAGAGGAACATGAAGATAGGGCGCTTCAACGAAGAGACCGCAGCTAAGCGTGAAGAGACACTCTCacagaaagaggaagaggagaacgCTGCATTAGCCTTAATCACAGTTGGCAAGCGGTGTCAAGTGAAAGTGGTTggtcagccaacaaagatcGGCACAGTTATGTTTGTTG GTACGACAGACTTCAAACCAGGCCACTGGGTGGGTGTGAAATATGATGAGCCACTTGGGAAAAATGATGGCAG tgtgaacGGCAAGCGGTACTTTGAGTGTGAGCCAAAGTACGGTGCGTTTGTGAAGCCTCTGTTCGTGACTGTGGGAGATTTTCCAGAGGAGGACTATGGTTTGGATGAGATGTAG
- the tmem123 gene encoding porimin, producing the protein MKTSCFFMIFYLTFFDIWDLSTSQNARNESKAHITATGVYVTAWEGQITVTASNSSSHESITHTAPLLRTPFTTMWSQNAPPPTSAACSKVHVGSFLGGMTLGFIITLAVCVGYRFICSGQQGHYRALEQHDAII; encoded by the exons ATGAAAACCAGCTGCTTTTTCATGATTTTCTACCTCACTTTCTTTGATATCTGGG ATTTATCCACCTCTCAAAATGCAAGAAATGAGAGCAAAGCACATATTACAGCAACTGGGGTATATGTTACTGCTTGGGAAGGACAAATAACTGTCACAGCTTCAAACTCATCCAGCCATgaatccatcacacacactgcaccgTTGTTAAGAACTCCATTTACAACAATGTGGAGCCAAAACGCTCCACCTCCTACATCAG CAGCGTGTTCCAAGGTCCATGTGGGCAGTTTCCTGGGTGGGATGACCCTGGGCTTCATCATAacactggctgtgtgtgtgggctACAGGTTCATCTGCTCTGGCCAGCAGGGGCACTATCGAGCTCT aGAACAACATGATGCCATCATATAA